Proteins encoded by one window of Arachis ipaensis cultivar K30076 chromosome B04, Araip1.1, whole genome shotgun sequence:
- the LOC107637673 gene encoding B3 domain-containing protein At2g33720-like: MLHQVTNPNIPYISLELSLISSSFQQSKATNHGGSRNLKARKEPNQRNPKKSCFSRWGCSTSLELYDNPWKIKKKLTTSDLGKLNRLLFGSDLLENLMVPLLSIEAQREASCGMGTPIRVWDVDTMSMHYLILKRWASFKSYVLIGKWNKEFVRRRELKKGDVVGLHRDSYRQCFNFSVLKRAGDRY, from the coding sequence ATGCTTCACCAAGTAACAAACCCTAATATTCCATACATTTCTCTAGAATTATCTTTGATTTCTAGTAGCTTCCAGCAAAGCAAAGCTACCAATCATGGTGGATCAAGAAATTTGAAGGCAAGAAAGGAACCAAACCAAAGAAATCCCAAGAAAAGCTGCTTCAGCAGGTGGGGGTGTTCAACATCATTGGAGCTTTACGACAATCCATGGAAGATAAAGAAAAAGCTGACGACGAGCGACCTCGGGAAGCTGAACCGGCTCCTCTTCGGGTCCGATTTGCTGGAGAACCTGATGGTTCCGCTGCTGAGCATAGAAGCGCAAAGAGAAGCTTCGTGCGGCATGGGAACCCCAATTAGGGTTTGGGATGTTGATACCATGTCCATGCACTATCTTATTCTGAAGCGTTGGGCTTCTTTCAAGAGCTATGTTTTGATTGGGAAATGGAACAAAGAGTTTGTGAGAAGAAGGGAGTTGAAGAAGGGTGATGTTGTTGGCCTTCACCGGGATTCATATCGACAATGCTTCAACTTCTCTGTCCTTAAGCGTGCCGGTGATCGCTATTAA